From a region of the Panthera uncia isolate 11264 chromosome B1, Puncia_PCG_1.0, whole genome shotgun sequence genome:
- the GOLGA7 gene encoding golgin subfamily A member 7, with the protein MRPQQAPVSGKVFIQRDYSSGTRCQFQTKFPAELENRIDRQQFEETVRTLNNLYAEAEKLGGQSYLEGCLACLTAYTIFLCMETHYEKVLKKVSKYIQEQNEKIYAPQGLLLTDPIERGLRVIEITIYEDRGMSSGR; encoded by the exons ATGAGGCCGCAGCAGGCGCCGGTGTCCGGGAAGGTATTCATTCAGCGAGACTACAGCAGTGGCACACGCTGCCAGTTCCAGACCAAGTTCCCCGCGGAGCTGGAGAACCGG ATTGATAGGCAGCAGTTTGAAGAAACAGTTCGAACTCTAAATAACCTTTATGCAGAAGCAGAGAAGCTTGGGGGCCAATCATATCTTGAAGGCTGTTTGGCTTGCCTAACAGCCTACACCATCTTCTTATGCATGGAAACTCATTATGAGAAG GTTCTGAAGAAAGTGTCCAAATACATTCAAGAGCAGAATGAGAAGATATATGCTCCCCAAGGCCTCCTCCTGACAGATCCCATTGAGAGAGGACTTCGAGTT ATTGAAATCACCATTTATGaagacagaggcatgagcagtGGGAGATAA